A single genomic interval of Polaribacter vadi harbors:
- a CDS encoding polysaccharide biosynthesis C-terminal domain-containing protein: MLKIGITGQSGFVGTHLYNTIGLEPETFTCINFDRSFFEDQTKLDEYVLSCDVIVHLAALNRHNEQEVIYKTNTGLVKTLLASLNRTESKAHVIISSSSQEDRDNLYGKSKKEGRELLADWSLKANATFTGMIIPNVFGPFGEPYYNSVVATFSHQVANGEEPKIEVDGQLKLIYVGELVSEIIKVIKEKINKASYSIKHTSEAKVSELLSLLKNYKNVYQDKGEIPEITSTFQLNLFNTFRCYMNIKKHYPVKFTQHTDPRGSFVEIIRLGVGGQVSFSTTVPGITRGNHYHTRKIERFAVIKGKALIQLRKIGTDEVLDFYLDGDEPSYVDMPIWYTHNIKNIGDEVLYTNFWINEPYNQKNPDTYFAEV; the protein is encoded by the coding sequence ATGTTAAAAATAGGAATAACCGGACAAAGTGGTTTTGTAGGAACACATTTGTATAACACCATAGGTTTAGAACCAGAAACTTTTACTTGTATAAATTTTGACAGAAGTTTTTTTGAAGACCAAACGAAACTTGATGAATATGTTTTAAGTTGCGATGTTATTGTTCATTTAGCAGCTTTAAATAGGCATAATGAGCAAGAAGTAATTTATAAAACCAACACAGGTTTAGTAAAAACTCTGTTAGCCTCATTAAATAGAACAGAAAGTAAAGCACATGTTATTATTTCGTCATCATCACAAGAAGACAGAGATAATTTATATGGTAAATCTAAGAAAGAAGGAAGAGAACTATTAGCAGATTGGAGTTTAAAAGCAAATGCAACGTTTACAGGAATGATTATTCCAAATGTATTTGGCCCATTTGGCGAACCTTATTACAATTCTGTGGTTGCTACTTTTTCACATCAAGTAGCTAATGGAGAAGAGCCCAAAATAGAAGTCGATGGTCAGTTAAAATTAATTTATGTTGGCGAGTTAGTTTCTGAGATAATTAAGGTAATAAAAGAAAAAATCAACAAGGCTAGTTATAGTATAAAACACACCTCTGAAGCAAAGGTGTCAGAACTATTATCTTTATTAAAAAACTACAAAAACGTTTATCAAGATAAGGGAGAAATACCAGAAATTACAAGTACATTTCAATTAAATTTATTTAATACTTTTAGATGTTATATGAACATTAAAAAGCATTACCCTGTTAAATTTACACAGCATACAGATCCTAGAGGTTCATTTGTAGAAATAATACGACTAGGTGTTGGTGGGCAAGTTTCGTTTTCTACAACAGTACCAGGAATTACAAGAGGTAATCATTATCATACCAGAAAAATAGAACGTTTTGCTGTAATAAAAGGTAAAGCATTAATTCAATTACGTAAAATAGGAACAGATGAGGTGTTAGATTTTTATTTAGATGGTGATGAACCTTCTTATGTAGATATGCCTATATGGTATACACATAATATTAAGAATATTGGAGATGAGGTTTTATATACCAATTTTTGGATTAACGAACCTTATAACCAAAAAAATCCTGATACATATTTTGCAGAAGTTTAA
- a CDS encoding WxcM-like domain-containing protein, with protein MYTSPKVIKGSSHIDQRGTLSFNNDFNTSEVKRVYFIENLDVQFIRGWQGHQIEQRWFSAVQGSFKIRVITIDNWETPSKNLESSVFILNSSSLDTLHIPKGYITSIQALEEKSKLMALSDYSIGEVNDEYRFDINYFK; from the coding sequence ATGTATACTTCACCTAAAGTTATTAAAGGAAGTAGCCATATAGACCAAAGAGGTACTTTATCATTTAATAATGATTTCAACACTTCAGAAGTTAAGAGAGTTTATTTTATTGAAAATTTAGACGTGCAATTTATTAGAGGTTGGCAAGGACATCAAATAGAACAACGTTGGTTTTCTGCAGTTCAAGGTAGTTTTAAGATTCGTGTAATTACCATAGATAATTGGGAAACGCCTTCAAAAAATTTAGAAAGTAGCGTTTTTATTTTGAACTCTAGTAGTTTAGATACTTTACATATACCAAAAGGATATATAACAAGCATTCAGGCACTAGAAGAAAAATCTAAATTAATGGCGCTTTCAGATTACAGTATTGGAGAGGTTAATGATGAGTATCGCTTTGATATAAATTATTTTAAATAA
- a CDS encoding polysaccharide biosynthesis protein: MKIKYKTLLITGGTGSFGNAVLNKFLHTDHFKEIRIFSRDEKKQDDMRNQLKNDKLKFYIGDVRDYSSIERAMRGVDYVFHAAALKQVPSCEFFPLEATKTNVFGTQNVIDAAGANKVKKVICLSTDKAAYPINAMGISKALMEKVAIAASRNLNDTTVCLTRYGNVMASRGSVIPLFLKQIQNNEVITITDPKMTRFLMSLEEAVELVLFAFEHGNSGDLFVNKAPAGTIGDLAQALKEMCKADTEIKIIGTRHGEKLYETLCTREEMIKAEDMGDFYRIPADNRNLNYAQYFSEGEQDISQIEDYHSHNTEQQDVEGMKKLLAQLPLIRKEVFGEDIIQMPS; encoded by the coding sequence ATGAAAATAAAATATAAAACACTTTTAATTACTGGAGGTACAGGTTCTTTTGGGAACGCTGTATTAAATAAATTTTTACACACAGACCATTTCAAGGAAATACGCATCTTTTCTCGTGATGAAAAGAAACAAGACGATATGCGTAACCAACTTAAAAATGATAAGTTAAAATTTTATATTGGAGATGTAAGGGATTATTCTAGTATAGAAAGAGCTATGAGAGGTGTCGATTATGTATTTCATGCAGCAGCATTAAAACAAGTACCCTCTTGTGAATTTTTCCCATTGGAAGCTACAAAAACCAATGTTTTTGGAACTCAAAATGTAATAGATGCAGCTGGAGCTAATAAAGTAAAAAAAGTAATCTGTTTGAGTACAGACAAAGCCGCTTACCCTATCAATGCAATGGGGATTTCTAAAGCTTTGATGGAGAAAGTTGCCATCGCAGCTTCAAGAAACTTAAACGACACAACAGTGTGTCTTACCAGATATGGAAACGTAATGGCTTCAAGAGGTTCTGTTATTCCTTTGTTTTTGAAGCAGATTCAAAACAACGAAGTGATTACAATTACAGACCCAAAAATGACTCGTTTTTTAATGTCTTTAGAGGAAGCAGTTGAGTTAGTGTTATTTGCTTTTGAACATGGAAATTCAGGAGATTTATTTGTAAATAAAGCACCAGCAGGTACCATTGGAGATTTAGCGCAAGCTTTAAAAGAAATGTGCAAAGCGGATACTGAAATAAAAATCATTGGAACAAGACACGGAGAAAAATTATATGAAACGCTATGTACGCGAGAAGAAATGATAAAAGCGGAAGACATGGGAGATTTCTATAGAATACCAGCTGACAACAGAAACTTGAATTACGCACAATATTTTTCTGAAGGAGAACAAGATATTTCTCAAATTGAAGATTATCATTCTCACAATACAGAACAACAAGACGTAGAAGGCATGAAGAAACTATTAGCTCAATTGCCTTTAATAAGAAAAGAAGTTTTTGGAGAAGATATTATTCAAATGCCAAGTTAG
- a CDS encoding acyltransferase: MGVTIGENCKIYGNSPNIWGTEPFLITIGNNVYITDGCKFINHDGGTLILRKKLPSLELTAPINIGNDVYLGIETIIMPGIIIGDNVIIGARSIITKNIEENSVVVGIPAKKIKTVDKYFEEIKKRSLGIGHLDRDSKEIELKRIFGK, encoded by the coding sequence ATGGGGGTTACAATTGGAGAGAATTGTAAAATTTATGGTAATTCTCCAAATATTTGGGGAACAGAGCCTTTTTTAATTACTATTGGAAATAATGTTTATATTACAGATGGTTGTAAATTTATAAATCATGATGGAGGTACGTTAATTCTTCGAAAAAAATTACCTTCTTTAGAATTAACAGCACCTATAAATATAGGAAATGATGTTTACCTTGGAATTGAAACTATAATTATGCCAGGGATTATTATTGGAGATAATGTCATTATTGGTGCTCGTTCAATAATAACTAAAAATATAGAAGAAAATTCGGTGGTTGTTGGTATACCTGCAAAAAAAATAAAGACTGTTGATAAATATTTTGAGGAAATAAAAAAAAGATCTTTGGGTATAGGTCATCTAGATAGAGATTCTAAAGAAATTGAACTAAAAAGAATATTTGGAAAATAA
- a CDS encoding glycosyltransferase family 4 protein, protein MVIENKKPKIMLHIIMPNQVSGPNTASRLIADSYLKEHYNFQFLTQKTHAGGKINFSLIRDLRNQINEFNPDIIHVSGLQGSGFHAVVAAKFSKKKILLTVRGAAIDAVGLSPKLRFIFGKIVEPLTLRLSNQVYTVCRAMEKRGFIQNNTKGRLIGAIHNSAPEIFNENIVQFNIKEKLNLSKDSLIVVIVGRIIYDKGVTYICDAIKRIDDQRVKFVFIGDEPNNMNFKSTLVKEINERKVFFLNKQDKNNVLAILRESDIFLFATLHENLSNALLEACSLGLAVIATNVGGNPEVIKHGYNGILISPKNSLEIVNSINLLVNDDELRKELGGKAIVNIKKHFSQEKILHQVESVYQKMINCEI, encoded by the coding sequence ATGGTAATAGAAAATAAAAAACCAAAAATAATGTTGCATATTATAATGCCAAATCAGGTAAGTGGACCAAATACGGCATCTAGACTAATAGCAGACTCTTATCTTAAGGAGCATTATAATTTTCAGTTTTTAACTCAAAAAACGCATGCAGGAGGTAAAATAAATTTTTCTTTAATTAGAGATTTAAGAAATCAAATAAATGAATTTAACCCAGATATAATTCATGTAAGTGGGCTTCAAGGGTCTGGTTTTCATGCAGTTGTTGCTGCTAAATTTTCTAAAAAAAAAATATTATTAACCGTTAGGGGAGCTGCTATTGATGCTGTTGGTCTTAGTCCGAAATTAAGATTTATTTTTGGAAAAATTGTAGAGCCACTAACTTTGCGCTTATCAAACCAGGTTTACACGGTTTGTCGAGCCATGGAAAAAAGAGGTTTTATTCAAAACAACACCAAGGGAAGATTAATAGGAGCGATACATAATAGTGCACCTGAAATTTTTAATGAAAACATTGTGCAATTTAATATTAAAGAAAAATTAAATCTTTCTAAAGATAGTTTAATTGTGGTAATAGTTGGAAGAATTATATATGATAAAGGTGTAACATATATATGTGATGCTATAAAGAGAATAGATGACCAAAGAGTAAAGTTTGTTTTTATAGGTGACGAACCAAATAATATGAATTTTAAAAGTACTTTAGTAAAGGAGATAAATGAAAGAAAAGTTTTTTTCTTGAATAAACAGGATAAGAATAATGTGTTGGCAATCCTTAGGGAGTCTGATATTTTTTTGTTTGCTACTCTTCATGAAAATTTATCAAATGCACTTTTAGAAGCTTGCTCTTTAGGACTAGCTGTTATAGCAACTAATGTTGGTGGGAATCCAGAAGTTATAAAGCATGGTTATAATGGAATATTAATATCTCCAAAAAATTCTTTGGAAATTGTTAATTCTATTAATCTACTTGTTAATGATGACGAGTTACGAAAGGAATTAGGAGGTAAGGCAATCGTAAATATTAAAAAACATTTTTCACAAGAAAAAATATTGCATCAGGTTGAAAGTGTTTATCAAAAAATGATTAATTGTGAAATATAG
- a CDS encoding acyltransferase has product MFKIVAETYLLISRKFKALKAHFQKMVFAECGENVYVGYDCEFTYSNIILGNKIYIGSHASFIAAISKIIVGNNVMFGPHVTIRGGNHRIDVIGKFMIDVKDKLPENDLDVIIGDDVWVGCNATILKGIIIGKGAVVAAGAVVTRSVPPYAIVGGNPAKIIKYRFTESQILIHENTLYN; this is encoded by the coding sequence ATGTTTAAAATTGTTGCTGAAACTTATTTGCTGATTTCCAGAAAATTTAAGGCTTTAAAAGCTCATTTTCAAAAGATGGTATTTGCAGAATGTGGTGAAAATGTTTATGTTGGTTACGATTGTGAATTTACATATTCGAATATTATACTAGGAAATAAAATTTATATTGGTAGTCATGCTTCATTCATTGCAGCAATCTCTAAAATTATTGTTGGAAATAATGTGATGTTTGGGCCTCATGTTACGATTCGTGGAGGTAATCATCGAATTGATGTTATAGGAAAATTTATGATTGATGTTAAAGATAAATTACCGGAAAATGACTTAGATGTAATTATAGGTGACGATGTATGGGTTGGGTGTAATGCGACGATTTTAAAAGGTATTATTATTGGTAAGGGAGCAGTTGTAGCTGCAGGTGCTGTTGTAACAAGGTCTGTACCTCCTTATGCTATAGTTGGTGGTAATCCAGCAAAAATAATTAAATACCGCTTTACTGAAAGCCAAATTCTAATTCATGAAAATACTTTATATAATTAA
- a CDS encoding glycosyltransferase, whose product MKNLIVIYTFSSFPSGDANANRIYAMALSFKSAGYKVIVLTNTLEKKEDLNKQTGKYVFKGITYKSYFKPNLKRLERIGNRYNIKKILKTTLTREEREKIYLICSSYKNYSFFLHHYLKNNKIPALVDATEWHNSFQFKHGKYDIKYIMHNLTNKYLIAKAKNIICISTYLETYYKLKGCNTINLPPQIVIKDYAAHNLIKTPPLTFFYAGSILPNDPIGNALAGFAALSVQEKKKIKVIVAGCTIETLQQRISNGREITESLGDSLSVIGRISKTEVQHYLAKINFIFLLRPVIRYSKAGFPSKVPEALASGVPVILNLTSDLENYIIDGENGLLVADNSANAFYETIKKAIALSDEKLQEMSNSAFDSALKRFDYNNYNKVIKEFLEYRIAIIS is encoded by the coding sequence ATGAAAAACCTTATAGTAATTTACACTTTTTCGTCTTTTCCTAGTGGAGATGCAAATGCTAATAGAATTTATGCGATGGCATTATCTTTTAAAAGTGCAGGGTATAAGGTTATTGTTTTAACAAATACTTTAGAAAAGAAAGAAGATTTAAATAAACAAACCGGTAAATATGTTTTTAAAGGTATAACCTATAAAAGCTATTTTAAACCAAACCTTAAAAGATTGGAAAGAATTGGCAATAGATATAACATAAAAAAGATACTAAAAACTACGTTAACCCGTGAAGAAAGAGAAAAAATTTATTTAATATGTTCTTCATATAAAAATTATTCATTTTTTTTGCATCACTATTTAAAAAATAATAAAATACCTGCTTTAGTAGATGCTACAGAATGGCATAATAGTTTTCAGTTTAAACATGGTAAATATGATATTAAATATATCATGCATAACCTGACTAATAAATATTTAATTGCTAAAGCGAAAAATATTATTTGTATTAGTACCTATTTAGAAACGTACTACAAGTTAAAGGGATGTAATACCATTAATTTACCGCCACAGATTGTTATTAAGGATTATGCAGCACATAATTTAATTAAAACACCGCCTCTTACATTTTTTTACGCTGGATCAATTTTACCGAATGATCCAATTGGTAATGCTTTGGCGGGTTTTGCTGCACTTAGTGTTCAAGAAAAGAAAAAAATAAAAGTAATTGTTGCAGGTTGTACTATAGAAACGCTACAACAAAGAATAAGCAATGGAAGAGAAATAACAGAAAGTTTAGGAGATTCCCTTTCCGTAATAGGAAGAATTTCTAAAACAGAAGTGCAGCATTATTTAGCTAAAATTAATTTTATATTTTTATTACGGCCAGTTATTAGGTATTCTAAAGCTGGTTTTCCTTCTAAAGTTCCAGAGGCATTAGCTTCAGGTGTCCCAGTAATTTTAAATTTAACTAGCGATTTAGAAAACTATATTATTGATGGTGAAAATGGTTTACTTGTAGCTGATAATTCGGCCAATGCATTTTATGAAACGATTAAAAAAGCAATTGCTTTGTCTGATGAAAAATTGCAAGAAATGTCTAATAGTGCTTTTGATAGCGCGTTAAAACGTTTTGATTATAATAATTATAATAAGGTAATAAAGGAGTTCTTAGAGTATAGAATTGCCATAATTTCGTAA
- a CDS encoding oligosaccharide flippase family protein — protein MNIHNLYKNFMQNGRTNQVVRLFAVNIITIPVGILVSIFLTRFLGAEDYGNYQFINSVFAFTITIFTFGFIQATSRSLVLNHNPLRAKQYYGAALIILFGIFILMSLVLFLYGTFDENLKLKKLDSIFLLSIPIGFIFLLKLYFETLLQSDNQIKLLAQSRLIPKVLFGIAVAVLFIFYNNTLLSKLKLTLLFFFITQILVYSYIILKLNISFKSFNKRFKDIKKYNNVFGFNVYLGSLLALGFASLSQILIGYFSSDNSGVGYFSLAITFSLPLSLIPNTIATTHYKDFSSLKAIPTKLILITMGLSVLALIGVWVLVPPFVNYFYGEEYAEVIPLNFIVSIGVVLYGFGDFFNRFLGANGKGKALRNSAFYVGGSLMITSVLFIPKYGVYGAAYAKLIAGLTYLILIYYYYYKFKVAHKK, from the coding sequence ATGAATATTCATAATCTTTATAAGAATTTTATGCAGAATGGCAGAACAAATCAAGTCGTTCGTCTTTTTGCCGTAAACATTATTACTATTCCTGTCGGCATTTTAGTTAGTATTTTTTTAACGCGTTTTTTAGGAGCAGAAGATTATGGTAATTATCAATTTATAAATAGTGTTTTCGCTTTTACAATAACAATTTTTACCTTTGGTTTTATCCAAGCTACGAGCCGTTCTTTAGTTTTAAATCATAATCCTTTGCGAGCAAAACAATATTATGGCGCAGCATTAATTATTCTTTTTGGAATTTTTATTTTAATGTCTTTAGTGTTATTTCTTTATGGAACTTTTGATGAGAACTTAAAACTTAAAAAGTTAGATTCAATATTTTTATTATCTATACCTATTGGTTTTATATTTTTATTAAAACTTTATTTCGAAACTTTACTTCAATCAGATAATCAAATTAAACTTCTGGCGCAATCGCGATTAATACCTAAAGTTTTATTTGGAATTGCGGTTGCTGTTTTATTTATTTTTTACAATAATACCCTATTGTCTAAATTAAAATTAACATTACTGTTTTTTTTTATAACTCAAATTTTAGTTTATTCTTACATTATCTTAAAGCTTAACATATCATTTAAATCTTTTAATAAAAGATTTAAAGATATTAAAAAGTATAATAATGTATTTGGCTTTAATGTTTATTTAGGCAGTTTACTTGCTCTAGGCTTTGCTAGTCTTTCACAAATTCTAATTGGTTATTTTTCTTCAGATAATAGTGGCGTAGGTTATTTTTCTTTAGCTATTACTTTTTCTTTACCCTTATCTTTAATTCCAAATACAATTGCTACAACCCATTACAAAGATTTTTCTAGCTTAAAAGCAATACCAACTAAGCTAATATTAATTACCATGGGTTTAAGTGTTTTGGCATTAATTGGAGTATGGGTTTTGGTGCCGCCATTTGTTAATTATTTTTATGGCGAAGAATATGCAGAAGTAATACCACTTAATTTTATTGTTAGTATTGGCGTTGTATTATATGGTTTTGGAGATTTTTTTAATAGATTTTTAGGAGCAAATGGAAAAGGTAAAGCACTAAGAAATTCTGCTTTTTATGTTGGAGGTAGTTTAATGATAACCAGTGTGTTATTTATCCCTAAGTACGGGGTTTACGGTGCAGCTTACGCCAAATTAATCGCTGGATTAACCTATTTAATATTAATTTATTATTATTATTACAAGTTTAAAGTAGCTCACAAGAAATAG
- a CDS encoding nucleotide sugar dehydrogenase, with translation MNKEIKIAVIGLGYVGLPLARLFATKFPVVGFDINEKRVTELMSGTDATLEVSDEVLKAVLVNESTNENGLLCSTSLEDIKDCNYYIITVPTPVDKNNRPVLTPLVKASETVGNVLKKDDIVIYESTVYPGATEEECIPVLERVSGLVFNKDFFAGYSPERINPGDKEHTVEKILKVTSGSTPEVGIKVDNLYKSVIIAGTHLAPTIKVAEAAKVIENSQRDINIAFVNELAKIFNLMDINTHDVLEAAGTKWNFLPFKPGLVGGHCIGVDPYYLAQKAQEYGYNPEIILAGRRLNDSMGAYVASEVIKLMIKKDIRIKNATILVLGITFKENCPDVRNTKAVDVIGALKEYGVNVTIYDPWANVEEVVYEYNLTSTKTLPNEKFDAIVLTVSHKEFLEIDFTKIKSNNSVVYDVKNILTDKVKDKNL, from the coding sequence ATGAATAAAGAAATTAAAATAGCTGTAATCGGCCTAGGATACGTAGGCTTACCATTAGCTCGATTATTTGCAACCAAGTTTCCTGTTGTAGGTTTTGATATCAATGAAAAAAGGGTTACTGAATTAATGTCGGGTACAGATGCTACATTAGAAGTTTCTGATGAAGTATTGAAAGCAGTTCTTGTTAATGAATCAACTAATGAAAACGGATTGTTATGTTCTACTTCTTTAGAAGATATTAAAGATTGTAATTATTATATTATTACCGTCCCAACGCCTGTTGACAAAAATAACAGACCTGTTTTAACTCCCTTGGTAAAAGCAAGTGAAACTGTTGGGAATGTTTTAAAAAAGGACGATATTGTTATTTATGAATCTACAGTATATCCTGGTGCAACCGAAGAAGAATGCATTCCTGTATTAGAAAGAGTTTCAGGTTTAGTTTTTAACAAAGACTTTTTTGCCGGGTATTCACCAGAAAGAATCAACCCAGGAGATAAAGAACATACGGTAGAAAAAATATTAAAAGTAACTTCTGGTTCTACTCCCGAAGTTGGTATAAAAGTAGATAACTTATATAAATCTGTAATTATTGCTGGTACGCATTTAGCACCTACCATTAAAGTTGCAGAAGCAGCCAAAGTAATCGAAAATTCACAAAGAGATATTAACATTGCGTTTGTGAATGAATTGGCAAAGATTTTTAATTTAATGGATATCAATACCCACGATGTGTTGGAAGCTGCAGGCACAAAATGGAATTTTTTACCATTTAAACCCGGTTTAGTAGGTGGCCATTGTATAGGCGTTGACCCGTATTATTTGGCACAAAAAGCACAAGAATATGGGTATAACCCAGAAATTATATTAGCAGGGAGAAGGTTAAATGATAGTATGGGGGCGTATGTAGCTTCAGAAGTGATAAAATTAATGATAAAAAAAGATATTAGAATAAAAAATGCTACTATTTTAGTTTTAGGAATTACTTTTAAAGAAAATTGTCCTGATGTTCGTAATACAAAAGCAGTTGATGTTATTGGGGCATTAAAAGAGTATGGGGTAAATGTTACCATTTATGACCCTTGGGCTAATGTAGAAGAAGTTGTATATGAGTATAATTTGACTTCTACCAAAACATTACCGAATGAAAAATTTGATGCTATTGTATTAACAGTTTCGCATAAAGAATTTTTAGAGATTGATTTTACTAAAATTAAAAGTAATAACTCAGTAGTGTATGATGTTAAAAATATTCTTACAGATAAAGTAAAAGACAAGAACCTGTAA
- a CDS encoding four helix bundle protein, translated as MKTHKDLLVWQKAIDFVTKVYQLTSEFPNHEMYGLTSQLRRAAVSIPSNIAEGAGRKSDKDFVRFLYIARASAVEVETQLIISENLGYVQSDKNKLKEELIGIAKMLTALINKINK; from the coding sequence ATGAAAACACATAAAGATTTATTAGTTTGGCAGAAAGCAATTGATTTTGTTACCAAAGTTTATCAATTAACTAGTGAGTTTCCTAATCATGAAATGTATGGATTGACAAGTCAATTGAGAAGAGCTGCGGTCTCAATACCTTCTAATATAGCGGAAGGAGCTGGTAGGAAATCAGATAAAGATTTTGTTAGGTTTTTGTATATTGCTAGGGCATCTGCGGTAGAAGTTGAAACTCAGTTAATTATTTCTGAAAACTTGGGATATGTTCAATCGGATAAAAATAAATTAAAAGAAGAATTGATAGGGATCGCTAAAATGCTTACAGCATTAATCAATAAAATTAATAAATGA
- a CDS encoding SDR family oxidoreductase: MEINLTNKKILVTGGAGFIGSNLCEELLKRNNLVVCLDNFATGKRENITPLLENKNFTFIEGDIRNLEDCLLATKGVEYVLHQAALGSVPRSIKDPITSNEVNVGGFLNMLVACRDNNVKRFVFAASSSTYGDSEALPKVEEVIGKPLSPYAVTKYINELYADVFSKTYGLETIGLRYFNVFGRKQDPNGAYAAVIPKFVSQLMNLESPTVNGDGNYSRDFTYIDNVIQANLLSLVADKKAVNTVYNVAYGDRNTLNDLLRYLKEFLSEYNSKIKEVEVIHGPNRLGDIPHSHASVDKAKNLLNYNPQFSLQKGLKAAVDWYWKNL; the protein is encoded by the coding sequence ATGGAAATTAACTTAACGAATAAAAAAATTTTAGTAACAGGAGGCGCTGGTTTTATAGGATCTAACCTTTGTGAAGAATTATTAAAAAGAAATAACCTAGTTGTTTGTCTCGATAATTTTGCGACTGGGAAAAGAGAAAACATAACTCCTTTATTAGAAAACAAAAACTTTACTTTTATTGAAGGAGATATTAGAAATCTAGAGGATTGTTTACTAGCTACGAAAGGTGTTGAGTATGTATTACACCAAGCAGCTTTAGGTTCTGTTCCAAGATCTATTAAAGACCCCATTACTTCTAATGAAGTGAATGTTGGTGGTTTTTTAAATATGCTGGTGGCTTGTAGAGACAATAATGTAAAGCGCTTTGTGTTTGCTGCAAGTTCTTCTACTTATGGGGATTCTGAAGCACTTCCAAAAGTAGAAGAGGTGATTGGGAAACCTTTATCTCCTTATGCTGTTACAAAATATATCAATGAACTATATGCAGATGTTTTTTCAAAAACGTATGGATTAGAAACCATTGGTTTGCGTTATTTTAACGTTTTTGGAAGAAAACAAGACCCAAATGGAGCCTATGCGGCTGTCATCCCGAAATTCGTAAGTCAGTTAATGAACTTAGAGTCACCAACGGTTAATGGAGATGGAAATTATTCTAGAGACTTTACTTATATAGATAATGTAATTCAGGCAAATTTATTGAGTTTGGTTGCAGATAAAAAGGCAGTTAATACCGTATATAATGTTGCGTATGGTGATAGAAACACCTTGAATGATTTATTACGGTACTTAAAAGAATTTTTATCTGAATACAATTCAAAGATTAAAGAAGTTGAAGTAATTCATGGCCCAAATAGATTAGGAGATATTCCACATTCGCATGCAAGTGTTGATAAAGCCAAAAACTTATTGAATTATAACCCACAGTTTTCTTTACAAAAAGGCTTGAAAGCAGCTGTGGATTGGTATTGGAAGAATTTGTAG